One genomic region from Xenopus laevis strain J_2021 chromosome 2L, Xenopus_laevis_v10.1, whole genome shotgun sequence encodes:
- the kctd12.L gene encoding potassium channel tetramerization domain containing 12 L homeolog: MALPDTARGLPNGGGGGGGCTGNKTSDPLFPEIVELNVGGQVYVTRHTTLVSVPDSLLWRMFSQQKPGELARDSKGRFFLDRDGFLFRYVLDYLRDLQLVLPDYFPERSRLQREAEHFQLPELVKRLNPLRVSKESSIGGEEPPLLLTPAAIQDPDPDSGIIPASTSPAAGVPSPTLDPYRFNASSSCSPASVPRLTPSQSLEGRRSGYITVGYRGSYTIGREAQADAKFRRVARITVCGKTSLAKEVFGETLNESRDPDRPPERYTSRYYLKFNFLEQAFDKLSESGFHMVACSSTGTCAFASNDQSEDKVWTSYTEYVFCRD, from the coding sequence ATGGCTTTACCTGATACGGCACGTGGATTACCTAATGGTGGAGGTGGTGGTGGAGGTTGTACAGGAAACAAAACTTCTGATCCACTGTTCCCAGAGATTGTGGAACTAAATGTCGGGGGACAAGTCTATGTGACCCGTCACACTACTCTTGTATCAGTACCAGATTCCCTCCTGTGGCGTATGTTTTCTCAGCAGAAACCAGGAGAGCTGGCCCGGGACAGTAAAGGCCGTTTTTTCTTAGACCGGGATGGTTTCTTATTTCGTTATGTGCTGGATTACCTACGAGACCTGCAGCTGGTACTACCAGACTACTTTCCTGAAAGAAGTCGTTTACAAAGAGAAGCAGAGCACTTTCAGCTACCTGAACTGGTGAAGCGTTTGAATCCTTTGCGAGTCAGTAAAGAGAGCTCTATTGGGGGAGAAGAACCACCTTTACTTCTAACCCCTGCAGCTATACAGGATCCTGACCCAGACTCAGGTATTATCCCAGCCTCAACATCTCCTGCAGCTGGGGTTCCATCCCCAACATTAGATCCATATCGATTCAATGCCTCCTCATCCTGCAGCCCAGCCTCAGTTCCACGTCTCACACCTTCTCAGTCTTTGGAAGGAAGACGATCTGGGTACATAACAGTTGGCTATAGAGGGTCTTATACTATAGGACGGGAGGCCCAAGCTGATGCGAAGTTTAGAAGGGTGGCTCGCATCACAGTCTGTGGCAAAACTTCCCTGGCCAAGGAAGTTTTTGGAGAGACATTAAATGAAAGCCGAGATCCCGATAGGCCACCTGAGAGGTACACTTCCAGGTATTACCTCAAGTTCAACTTCCTGGAACAAGCCTTCGACAAGTTGTCTGAATCTGGCTTCCACATGGTGGCATGTAGTTCCACTGGAACATGTGCCTTTGCCAGCAATGACCAGAGTGAGGATAAAGTCTGGACAAGCTACACCGAGTATGTCTTCTGCAGGGACTAA